From one Treponema denticola genomic stretch:
- a CDS encoding outer membrane lipoprotein-sorting protein — protein MNKSLLKKAVILFALTVLCIGFTFAEDGKSIVQKSLDVKRPKFTHSALKMTLVDSKGNTEERMIEQWAKDPGDKTGAAVIVFKKPASVKDTRFLQIVNKDRANDKWIYLPALRTVRRIAGAEGSKPFMGTDADYDDLETRKIDDDTHTLLGEETVDSYNCWKVESAAVDPKSSRYSKKITYIDKVTCIPVMAEMYDKKGALLKVLKVEKLEQKNGYWIPIKGNLTNVQTKHSTHLEILNIEIDKPINDKMFTQNFLNTGRL, from the coding sequence ATGAATAAGTCATTGTTAAAAAAAGCGGTTATACTGTTTGCATTAACGGTATTATGTATCGGATTTACGTTTGCAGAAGACGGTAAAAGTATTGTTCAAAAATCACTCGATGTAAAACGGCCTAAGTTTACTCACTCTGCCTTAAAGATGACTCTTGTCGATTCTAAAGGAAATACTGAAGAACGGATGATAGAACAATGGGCAAAAGATCCCGGAGATAAAACAGGAGCTGCCGTTATCGTTTTTAAAAAGCCTGCTTCAGTTAAAGATACAAGATTTTTGCAGATTGTAAACAAGGATAGGGCCAATGATAAGTGGATTTATCTTCCGGCTCTTAGAACTGTCCGCCGTATTGCGGGAGCCGAAGGGTCAAAACCATTTATGGGAACTGATGCCGATTATGATGATCTTGAAACAAGAAAGATAGATGATGATACTCATACTCTGCTCGGTGAAGAAACAGTTGATTCTTACAATTGCTGGAAAGTCGAATCGGCGGCAGTAGATCCGAAAAGCAGCCGCTATTCAAAAAAAATTACCTACATCGACAAAGTAACTTGTATTCCGGTAATGGCCGAAATGTATGACAAAAAAGGTGCGTTGCTCAAAGTATTGAAGGTAGAAAAACTTGAACAAAAGAACGGATATTGGATCCCTATAAAAGGAAATTTAACGAACGTTCAAACCAAACATTCTACCCATCTCGAAATTTTAAATATAGAAATAGACAAACCGATTAATGATAAAATGTTCACACAGAATTTTTTAAATACGGGAAGATTATAA
- a CDS encoding 2-hydroxycarboxylate transporter family protein: protein MINEKKKYQIFGMPLTLFGVISAVVIAATWWNKLPGGMIGALLLMMVLGEVLNIIGDNTPIVKTFFGGGPIVIIFASSALAYYNVLPEGILKNTSTFMKSGGFLDFYIAALITGSILGMDRKLLIKAAIRYFPCIIGSVAAALIFVSLGAPLFGIKATEAIAHIGIPIMGGGMGAGAVPIAQVFASALKIPAEQILSKLVPAVALGNAFAIVAGGLLDKLGKVKPSWTGNGQLLASGTFEVPNDEELQRHFSLQEFGIAIVIATAFFTWGNIVSNLFKLIGVNIHTYAWMIISVAVVKAANILPKNFENACALWYKFVAKNFTAALLVGIGIAYTNLGDIIGAFSISYVVLVLLVVIGAIIGAGLIGKLVGFYPIESAITAGLCMANMGGTGDVAVLTASKRMELMPFAQISSRLGGAFIILLASFLVPLFFG, encoded by the coding sequence ATGATAAACGAAAAGAAAAAGTATCAAATTTTTGGCATGCCTCTCACACTTTTCGGAGTTATTTCGGCAGTTGTAATTGCTGCAACATGGTGGAATAAGCTGCCGGGCGGCATGATAGGAGCCCTTCTTTTGATGATGGTACTTGGTGAAGTCCTAAACATTATCGGAGATAATACTCCTATAGTAAAAACATTCTTTGGAGGCGGGCCGATCGTAATTATCTTTGCATCCAGTGCCCTTGCTTATTATAATGTATTGCCCGAAGGAATTTTAAAAAATACTTCAACTTTTATGAAAAGCGGAGGTTTTTTAGACTTTTACATTGCAGCCCTTATTACAGGTTCTATCCTAGGAATGGACAGAAAGCTTTTAATTAAGGCTGCTATACGATACTTCCCGTGTATTATAGGCTCGGTTGCAGCTGCGTTAATCTTTGTTTCATTAGGAGCTCCTCTTTTTGGAATAAAGGCAACTGAGGCTATTGCCCACATCGGTATCCCGATTATGGGCGGAGGTATGGGTGCCGGTGCGGTTCCGATTGCTCAAGTTTTTGCTTCAGCATTAAAAATCCCTGCAGAGCAAATTCTTTCCAAACTTGTACCGGCTGTAGCCCTCGGCAATGCTTTTGCAATAGTCGCAGGCGGTCTGCTCGATAAACTCGGAAAGGTTAAACCCTCTTGGACGGGAAACGGACAGCTTCTTGCAAGCGGAACATTTGAAGTTCCTAATGATGAGGAACTTCAAAGGCATTTTTCTTTGCAGGAGTTCGGAATTGCTATCGTTATTGCAACAGCCTTTTTTACATGGGGAAATATAGTCTCTAATCTATTTAAACTTATCGGCGTAAATATTCACACCTATGCTTGGATGATTATAAGCGTTGCTGTTGTAAAGGCTGCAAATATCTTACCAAAGAACTTTGAAAATGCTTGTGCTCTTTGGTATAAATTTGTCGCAAAAAACTTTACCGCAGCCCTCTTGGTCGGTATCGGCATTGCATATACAAATCTCGGTGATATTATCGGAGCATTCAGCATTTCTTATGTTGTACTTGTACTCTTGGTTGTAATCGGCGCAATAATCGGTGCCGGACTTATAGGAAAACTTGTAGGCTTTTATCCGATTGAATCTGCTATCACTGCAGGTCTTTGTATGGCAAACATGGGAGGAACGGGAGATGTTGCCGTTCTTACGGCCTCAAAGCGCATGGAGCTCATGCCCTTTGCCCAAATCTCATCCCGCTTGGGAGGAGCCTTTATAATCCTGCTTGCCTCGTTCTTAGTACCGCTGTTTTTCGGCTAA
- a CDS encoding P83/100 family protein — translation MRKLLVFSFFLIMVVFSGFAIEVDKPEIDSVKNKTIEFINYTGPHDAVDSADTIRGIGSSLAGAVKAGRAGDMNRYSVIHCVDPAVKEGLDADIFIIGKNAGVDHINNVRLIIAGYLKAAYGYSDKDAATLAHFVTIYNAVYRKNMDFFNQKYKQVVTKNLTKEKAGLALRYDEWPGQTQIVIPLTDQKYAGTISSVDTTSISDKKVVEKMREDKDKDIEKRKEMVDLKERESEEAAKRAEIAKKEADVKQKEADKQKKEADTKQKAAEKQKKETEQKQKEAKKAEEKAAKTGKPEDKKAAEEKKKEAEKSQKESEKKTEEAKKAKEVAEEEQKKADEAKKEVKEEEKMAEKKTEEAQTDRKDIASDTQKIIEEKKAEKKAEGDAAIASSIPGYGLKVVDDSKMLSELVLLDLKTEEELRTSGINTIRGRNLHIVGKNLMAIAGTKSGNAVIALVLIDAKSLEIVKQSQENIAAESVLVKNGNDYYAVIDNNGKYLIGRYNDKLELQAKSAVEVLPYTPITIGDKGLLVQDNKNSIRLLKFTDLTNIVVAEEEKK, via the coding sequence ATGAGAAAGCTATTGGTTTTTTCGTTTTTTTTGATTATGGTAGTTTTTTCGGGCTTTGCAATTGAAGTTGATAAGCCTGAAATTGATTCTGTAAAAAATAAGACTATAGAATTTATAAACTACACGGGACCTCATGATGCAGTAGATAGTGCTGACACAATTCGGGGCATAGGTTCAAGTCTTGCAGGTGCCGTAAAAGCAGGCCGTGCAGGCGATATGAATAGGTACTCAGTTATTCACTGTGTCGACCCTGCAGTAAAAGAAGGCCTTGATGCGGATATTTTCATTATCGGAAAAAATGCCGGTGTTGATCATATTAACAACGTAAGGCTGATAATTGCAGGATATTTAAAAGCTGCTTACGGATATTCCGATAAGGATGCGGCAACTCTTGCACACTTTGTTACAATCTACAATGCCGTTTACCGCAAAAACATGGACTTTTTTAACCAAAAGTACAAGCAGGTTGTTACAAAGAATTTGACAAAAGAAAAAGCAGGTTTAGCTTTGCGTTACGATGAATGGCCGGGACAAACCCAAATAGTTATTCCGCTGACAGACCAAAAATACGCCGGCACTATAAGCTCTGTAGATACAACTTCTATTTCCGATAAAAAGGTTGTCGAAAAAATGCGTGAAGATAAGGATAAGGACATTGAAAAACGCAAGGAAATGGTTGACCTAAAAGAAAGAGAAAGCGAGGAGGCTGCTAAACGTGCAGAGATTGCAAAAAAAGAAGCCGATGTAAAACAAAAAGAAGCTGACAAGCAAAAGAAGGAAGCCGATACAAAGCAAAAAGCCGCTGAAAAACAAAAGAAGGAAACAGAGCAAAAGCAAAAAGAGGCTAAAAAAGCTGAAGAGAAGGCTGCAAAAACAGGAAAACCTGAGGATAAAAAAGCAGCTGAAGAGAAGAAGAAGGAAGCTGAAAAGTCTCAAAAAGAGTCTGAAAAGAAGACCGAAGAGGCTAAAAAAGCTAAGGAAGTTGCCGAAGAAGAGCAAAAAAAGGCAGACGAGGCCAAAAAAGAAGTAAAAGAAGAAGAAAAAATGGCTGAAAAAAAGACTGAAGAAGCTCAAACGGACAGAAAAGACATTGCTTCCGATACACAGAAAATCATAGAAGAAAAGAAAGCAGAGAAAAAAGCTGAGGGAGATGCAGCAATAGCCTCATCAATTCCCGGCTATGGTTTGAAGGTCGTGGACGATTCAAAAATGCTTTCGGAACTTGTTCTTTTGGATTTAAAAACGGAAGAAGAGCTTAGAACTTCTGGAATCAATACAATCAGAGGAAGGAACCTGCACATTGTAGGAAAAAACCTTATGGCCATTGCAGGCACTAAGTCCGGTAATGCAGTTATAGCTTTGGTTCTTATCGATGCAAAATCCCTTGAAATTGTTAAACAAAGTCAAGAGAATATTGCAGCTGAAAGCGTTTTGGTCAAAAACGGAAACGATTATTATGCAGTAATTGATAATAACGGAAAATACCTAATCGGACGCTATAACGATAAACTTGAACTTCAAGCTAAATCTGCCGTGGAAGTTTTACCCTATACACCCATAACGATAGGCGATAAGGGCTTATTAGTTCAGGACAACAAGAACAGTATTCGATTATTAAAATTTACAGATTTAACCAATATAGTTGTTGCCGAAGAGGAGAAAAAATAA
- a CDS encoding outer membrane protein assembly factor BamB family protein: MKKLFFSIFFCFFVFSFKVSAQTLDAHWTLVFAGKNITVPVFWNGNIYTAGDDKALNCITSQGTFLWRRNTSEFPSEFLSVSQAGIVFMVTAKGNIEAFSSQGMPLWTYPLKKKPIFPVHTARDGRIFIIQDNNIICLTSGGKLKWELPLVSAPVFQPAETGSKDIVLILKSGDFLRVSIFGSIVEQYRLKKTVSAIGEAPDGYILACTDGSISYYKTGGGSEALWQTTEPEICKNIFYKGGKVLYMFESGKVVFKNLKTNELIWEEKTSGNFSNGVHCYAIGNEFNITAKGFGCLITDAGRIKWEKKIPETLFFPIITENGLLVGITNEILNAYRVETKLLRKGTKRNAPENFYSIIQKDDKGKEDFPFFVEYATTAELLDVIQKEIENGTVGEKEPRYAFQLKTILENKRKASYFSQDFNSFDRARAAELLGRLGSYEYRDILLSGIYKIDDPDVLAGILRGLEHLAYDPDDRTMEGIRFVMGKAKYDDINLMAAVCDCLTALMRFGSNETASAAISSIFYIIKGPYSNIIQNYARQKIKNIVK, translated from the coding sequence ATGAAAAAATTGTTTTTTAGTATATTTTTTTGTTTTTTTGTTTTTTCTTTTAAAGTATCGGCTCAAACCCTTGATGCCCATTGGACCTTGGTTTTTGCCGGCAAGAACATAACGGTTCCGGTTTTTTGGAATGGAAACATTTATACGGCAGGAGACGATAAGGCCTTAAACTGCATTACCTCTCAAGGGACGTTTTTATGGCGAAGAAATACAAGTGAATTCCCAAGCGAGTTTTTATCGGTTTCTCAAGCTGGAATAGTTTTTATGGTTACCGCAAAGGGAAATATCGAAGCATTTTCTTCTCAAGGAATGCCCCTCTGGACCTATCCTCTAAAGAAAAAGCCGATTTTTCCCGTACACACCGCACGGGACGGCCGAATTTTTATAATCCAAGATAATAACATAATTTGCCTCACCTCGGGAGGAAAACTAAAGTGGGAATTGCCCCTTGTTTCCGCCCCGGTATTTCAACCTGCAGAAACGGGCTCCAAAGATATAGTTTTGATTTTAAAATCGGGAGATTTCTTGCGTGTTTCTATCTTCGGTTCGATTGTAGAGCAGTACAGGCTTAAAAAGACCGTTTCTGCTATAGGAGAGGCTCCGGACGGTTACATACTCGCTTGTACGGACGGCTCAATTTCATACTATAAAACAGGCGGAGGTTCGGAAGCTCTTTGGCAAACTACCGAACCGGAAATCTGTAAAAATATTTTTTATAAGGGCGGAAAAGTCCTTTATATGTTTGAAAGTGGTAAAGTTGTTTTCAAAAATCTAAAAACAAATGAACTCATATGGGAAGAAAAGACTTCGGGCAATTTTTCAAACGGAGTGCATTGCTACGCAATCGGTAACGAATTCAATATTACAGCAAAAGGATTCGGCTGTCTTATTACAGATGCAGGGCGCATCAAATGGGAAAAAAAGATACCGGAAACTCTCTTTTTCCCCATAATAACCGAAAACGGGCTTTTGGTCGGAATAACAAACGAGATTTTAAATGCCTACAGAGTAGAAACAAAGCTTTTGCGAAAAGGAACAAAACGAAATGCTCCTGAAAATTTTTATTCTATAATACAAAAAGATGACAAGGGTAAGGAAGACTTTCCGTTTTTTGTTGAATATGCTACTACGGCAGAACTTTTAGATGTTATACAAAAAGAAATAGAAAACGGAACCGTAGGCGAAAAGGAGCCCCGCTATGCCTTCCAATTAAAAACTATCTTGGAAAATAAGCGCAAGGCTTCATATTTTTCACAAGACTTTAATTCCTTTGATAGAGCAAGGGCCGCAGAGCTTTTAGGAAGATTAGGCTCCTATGAATATCGGGACATTTTATTGAGCGGAATCTACAAAATAGATGATCCTGATGTACTTGCCGGGATTTTGCGGGGCTTGGAACATCTTGCCTACGATCCCGATGACCGCACAATGGAAGGTATCCGCTTTGTAATGGGAAAGGCAAAATACGATGACATAAACCTTATGGCTGCAGTCTGCGATTGTTTGACCGCCTTGATGCGATTCGGCTCAAATGAAACGGCATCTGCTGCAATTTCAAGTATTTTTTATATTATTAAAGGCCCTTATTCCAATATTATTCAAAATTATGCAAGACAAAAAATAAAAAATATAGTAAAATAG
- a CDS encoding 3-oxo-5-alpha-steroid 4-dehydrogenase — protein sequence MDQLIFTFNIAQLVLFGVGLICFVVLFFVPAGYGKMINKKWGFSFNNKIAWFVMEVPTLITMIVLMCVWAKPENFVRIIIGLFFVLHYAQRVLIFPFLLKGKSKMPILIVLMGITFNTINAFLIGAWLFYLSPKTMYPISWLYDPRFIIGVLIFLLGMAINIDSDKYIRSLRKPGDTAHYFPHKRMYKYVSSANYFGEILEWFGFALLSWSFVGLLFAFWTCANLVPRAYTINKRYREEFPEEFAALKPKRVFPFIF from the coding sequence ATGGATCAACTGATATTTACTTTTAATATTGCACAACTTGTCTTATTCGGCGTAGGCTTAATTTGTTTTGTAGTACTGTTTTTTGTTCCGGCCGGATACGGTAAAATGATAAATAAAAAATGGGGCTTTTCTTTTAACAATAAAATTGCATGGTTTGTGATGGAAGTTCCTACGCTTATCACTATGATTGTACTAATGTGTGTATGGGCTAAACCTGAAAATTTTGTAAGAATTATAATAGGCCTTTTTTTTGTACTGCACTATGCTCAACGCGTTCTAATCTTCCCATTTTTATTAAAAGGAAAAAGTAAAATGCCCATCCTCATCGTTTTGATGGGAATCACATTTAATACGATAAATGCCTTTTTAATAGGTGCATGGCTTTTTTACCTTTCCCCCAAGACCATGTATCCTATTTCATGGCTTTATGATCCGCGTTTTATAATCGGCGTTCTTATTTTTTTACTCGGAATGGCCATAAATATAGATTCGGACAAGTATATACGCTCCTTAAGAAAGCCGGGAGATACCGCACACTATTTTCCGCATAAAAGGATGTATAAATATGTTTCAAGTGCCAATTATTTCGGCGAAATATTGGAATGGTTCGGCTTTGCTCTTTTATCATGGAGCTTTGTCGGCCTCTTGTTTGCCTTTTGGACCTGTGCCAACCTTGTTCCTAGGGCCTATACTATAAATAAAAGATACAGGGAAGAATTTCCTGAAGAATTTGCAGCCTTAAAACCTAAGAGGGTGTTTCCTTTTATATTTTAA
- a CDS encoding ATP-binding protein: MNLYRKLPVGIQSFEKLRTDKYLYVDKTEHLFRLILTSSPYFLSRPRRFGKSLFLSTLAAYFLGKKDLFKGLYIEKAEEERARSEGSEPWTEYPVLYLDFNMGQYNEKEGVKQVLNYHLTDFEKIYGSNKTDDGLTARFAGIINRAYEKTGKKVVILVDEYDKPLLQTMYVNEALNEEFRSTLKSFYSVLKTCDQYIRFSFLTGVTKFSKISIFSDLNNLQDISLHEAFSSICGITEKELHLTFKPEIEALAEKEKISYESCVELLKKRYDGYLFAGVGESVYNPFSVLNVFSANNAGSYWFATGTPTFLVNYLKDAHYNIPDLDGNVELDEAGLADYRADTKNPLPILFQAGYLTIKSYDSKYKLYSLGFPNDEVRYGFLSNLLPVYSDIKSSEAAYSVAQFSKDIEGGNMDGFMERMKSIIAGIPYDNLPKEKLKLREQNYQTAVYLIFKLMGQFVETEIHCAAGRADCIVHTKDTIYIFEFKLDGNGSSEDAIAQIKEKGYAVPFKSSGKKIVLIGSSFDEKERTIKDWKTETLL; encoded by the coding sequence ATGAATCTTTACAGAAAGCTGCCTGTCGGTATTCAAAGTTTTGAAAAACTTAGAACAGATAAATATCTTTATGTTGATAAAACGGAGCATCTTTTTAGGCTGATTTTAACCTCATCGCCCTATTTTTTAAGCCGCCCGCGCCGATTTGGAAAAAGCCTTTTCCTTTCTACGCTTGCAGCTTATTTTTTGGGAAAGAAAGACCTTTTTAAAGGTTTATATATTGAAAAGGCGGAAGAAGAAAGAGCTAGGTCGGAAGGCTCGGAGCCTTGGACTGAATACCCTGTCCTCTACTTGGATTTTAATATGGGGCAGTATAACGAAAAAGAAGGCGTAAAGCAGGTTCTAAATTACCATCTTACCGATTTTGAAAAAATATATGGGAGCAATAAAACGGATGACGGCTTGACCGCCCGTTTTGCCGGTATCATCAATAGGGCTTATGAAAAAACCGGAAAAAAAGTTGTTATCCTCGTAGACGAGTATGACAAGCCCCTCTTACAAACAATGTATGTAAATGAAGCCCTAAACGAAGAATTCCGCAGCACTCTTAAATCTTTTTATTCGGTTTTAAAAACTTGTGATCAATATATCCGCTTTTCGTTTTTAACGGGCGTAACAAAATTCAGTAAGATAAGTATTTTTAGCGATTTAAATAATTTACAGGATATAAGTCTACACGAGGCTTTCTCTTCAATTTGCGGTATTACCGAAAAAGAATTGCACCTTACTTTTAAGCCTGAAATTGAGGCCTTGGCAGAAAAAGAAAAGATAAGCTATGAATCTTGTGTAGAACTTTTAAAGAAACGATATGACGGCTACTTGTTTGCCGGCGTAGGAGAAAGTGTCTATAACCCATTCAGTGTTTTAAATGTTTTTTCGGCAAACAATGCCGGCAGTTATTGGTTTGCTACGGGCACTCCGACCTTCTTGGTAAACTACCTAAAGGATGCTCACTATAATATTCCCGACCTAGACGGAAATGTTGAGCTTGATGAAGCCGGTCTAGCCGATTACCGAGCCGACACAAAAAATCCTCTGCCGATTTTGTTTCAGGCAGGATATTTAACAATAAAAAGTTATGATTCAAAATACAAGCTTTATTCTTTGGGTTTTCCTAATGATGAAGTGCGTTACGGTTTTTTAAGCAATCTTTTGCCTGTCTATTCAGATATTAAAAGCTCGGAAGCGGCTTATTCCGTTGCCCAATTTTCTAAAGATATTGAAGGGGGAAATATGGACGGCTTTATGGAAAGAATGAAGTCCATAATTGCCGGAATTCCTTACGATAATCTTCCCAAAGAAAAGTTAAAACTTAGAGAGCAAAACTATCAGACTGCCGTTTATTTGATTTTTAAGCTGATGGGTCAATTTGTCGAAACAGAAATACACTGTGCAGCCGGAAGAGCAGACTGTATTGTTCATACAAAAGATACAATTTATATCTTTGAATTTAAACTTGACGGAAACGGAAGCTCGGAAGATGCAATAGCACAGATAAAAGAAAAAGGCTATGCAGTTCCTTTTAAATCAAGCGGTAAAAAAATTGTCTTAATCGGTTCCTCCTTTGATGAAAAAGAGCGCACCATAAAAGACTGGAAAACCGAAACTCTTTTATAA
- the cobJ gene encoding precorrin-3B C(17)-methyltransferase: protein MSKLFVVGIGPGGAEYMSAQATEALKQSEIIVGYSGYIEYIKPFIEGKEVFQTGMTGEIERCKYAVSKVKEGKTVSIISTGDAGLYGMAGPILELAPDLNVEIIPGISAAFAAASRLGAPLMHDTALISLSDRLTDYEVIKKRVGLAAEGDFVIALYNPKSKTRSDYIEEAVNIILKFRAPQTPVGIVKNACRNNEKITLTELQKINYDEIDMFSLIIIGNSNTYIQNGKIITPRGYKIK from the coding sequence TTGAGTAAACTATTTGTTGTAGGTATAGGCCCTGGCGGGGCGGAATATATGTCGGCTCAGGCGACCGAGGCCTTAAAGCAATCCGAAATAATCGTAGGCTATTCAGGATACATTGAATATATAAAACCCTTTATCGAAGGCAAAGAGGTTTTTCAAACGGGAATGACCGGCGAAATTGAAAGATGTAAGTATGCAGTTTCAAAGGTAAAGGAAGGAAAAACCGTAAGCATTATAAGCACAGGCGATGCCGGTCTTTACGGAATGGCAGGACCAATCTTGGAGCTTGCTCCCGATTTAAATGTCGAAATAATTCCGGGTATTTCCGCCGCCTTTGCTGCAGCTTCAAGGCTGGGCGCTCCCTTAATGCACGATACGGCTCTTATCAGCCTTTCCGACAGGCTCACCGATTATGAGGTTATAAAAAAAAGAGTCGGCTTAGCGGCGGAGGGCGACTTTGTAATTGCCCTCTACAATCCAAAATCTAAAACCCGTTCCGATTATATCGAAGAAGCCGTAAATATAATCTTAAAATTCAGGGCGCCCCAAACGCCCGTAGGCATAGTAAAAAATGCCTGCCGTAATAACGAAAAAATTACCCTTACCGAGCTTCAAAAAATAAATTACGATGAAATAGATATGTTCAGCCTGATAATAATAGGCAACAGCAATACCTACATTCAAAACGGAAAAATAATTACCCCGCGAGGATATAAGATTAAATGA
- the cobK gene encoding precorrin-6A reductase — MIWIIGGTTEAGSLADFLKVKTVPYIMSVATEESKDFFKNHKLKIGRMDALQMEQFCIEEKISLIADLSHPYALIVSQNAKKTAQNLNIKYLRFTRGTSQSSTDLEQNNFYTFEDMEDLCSFLKELKSSTVFFTTGSKTVSDFEAFRSSNRFVYRILPTADSIEKCKNAGVATQDIIAMTGPFSQNLNEAMFKEYGASYVVMKDSGDAGGTREKLAACEALNIKALILGRGKEEGIIEFEEFKKEVLKYGHA; from the coding sequence ATGATCTGGATTATAGGCGGAACCACTGAAGCCGGAAGCCTTGCGGATTTTTTAAAAGTAAAAACCGTACCCTATATAATGAGCGTTGCAACGGAAGAAAGCAAGGACTTTTTTAAAAATCATAAACTTAAAATCGGCAGAATGGATGCTCTTCAAATGGAACAATTTTGTATTGAAGAAAAAATAAGCCTCATTGCCGATTTAAGCCATCCTTATGCCCTAATCGTTTCTCAAAATGCAAAAAAAACCGCACAAAACTTGAACATAAAATATTTGCGCTTTACCCGAGGAACTTCACAATCTTCAACGGACTTAGAGCAAAATAATTTTTATACCTTTGAGGATATGGAAGACCTTTGCTCATTTTTAAAAGAATTAAAATCTTCTACGGTTTTTTTTACGACAGGTTCCAAAACCGTTTCGGACTTTGAAGCTTTCCGCTCCTCGAACCGCTTTGTATATAGAATTTTACCTACGGCAGACAGTATAGAAAAATGCAAAAATGCAGGAGTTGCGACTCAGGACATAATTGCCATGACAGGCCCCTTTTCTCAAAATTTAAATGAAGCTATGTTTAAAGAATATGGAGCTTCCTATGTTGTGATGAAGGACAGCGGAGATGCCGGAGGCACAAGGGAAAAACTCGCCGCCTGTGAAGCTCTAAATATAAAAGCCTTAATTCTCGGACGCGGAAAAGAAGAGGGTATTATCGAATTTGAAGAATTTAAAAAAGAGGTTTTAAAATATGGACATGCTTAG
- a CDS encoding ABC transporter ATP-binding protein, giving the protein MDMLRIEDLSLSYGDKPVVQNLSLRVKKGQVVSIIGPNASGKSTILKSIAGIIKPVSGKIFIEEKDISKMDSKKLAQKVSILLQQNKNPDDISIEELVYFGRYPHKKWFEGFEASDKKIIEEAMKLTNTFALRDKTLETLSGGERQRAWIAMALAQEPDILLFDEPTTYLDLAHQIEFLELVNRLNKETGVTVVLVLHDLNQAARYGNYLFAMKEGKIFAQGCPEEVLNPQNILNIYNIEAKIFNAAGYPVVIPEKRL; this is encoded by the coding sequence ATGGACATGCTTAGGATAGAGGATTTAAGCCTTTCCTACGGCGACAAACCTGTTGTTCAAAATTTAAGCCTAAGGGTAAAAAAGGGGCAGGTGGTTTCGATAATCGGGCCCAACGCTTCGGGAAAGTCCACCATTTTAAAAAGCATCGCAGGAATTATAAAACCCGTTTCCGGCAAAATCTTTATCGAAGAAAAAGACATCTCAAAAATGGATTCCAAAAAACTCGCCCAAAAAGTTTCTATCCTATTACAGCAAAATAAAAACCCTGACGATATAAGCATCGAAGAACTGGTCTATTTCGGCCGTTATCCCCATAAAAAATGGTTTGAGGGTTTTGAAGCTTCCGATAAAAAGATAATAGAAGAAGCTATGAAGCTTACAAATACCTTTGCTTTGCGGGACAAAACCTTGGAGACCCTGTCCGGCGGCGAACGACAAAGAGCTTGGATCGCTATGGCCCTTGCCCAAGAGCCGGATATCCTTTTGTTTGACGAGCCTACCACCTATTTGGATCTGGCCCATCAAATAGAATTCTTGGAGCTCGTAAACCGTCTAAACAAGGAAACCGGGGTTACGGTAGTTTTGGTTCTTCACGACTTAAATCAAGCAGCCCGTTACGGCAACTACCTTTTTGCTATGAAAGAAGGTAAAATTTTTGCACAAGGCTGTCCCGAAGAGGTTCTGAATCCTCAAAATATTTTGAATATTTACAACATTGAAGCTAAAATCTTTAACGCTGCGGGTTATCCGGTTGTTATACCTGAAAAGAGATTGTAG